atcGGGTATGAAACTCATTTGTGTGAACATTtcttgcatggttaatggcttTGGTGGTAATCTTTTTTCAACAacaccatatgtcttcttgtcccttctaatggcatgtttgattggtaaaaaatgtctatgaccataaaaagcaaccttcttttgtaaacgaatagatggtgttgccacattgcaagtagagcaagcatgataaccttggccagtccatccagaaaggctactccttgatgggtaatcgtttatagtccacatcaaagctgcCCGAAGAGTGAAGAAACTACCATCGACTGCATCTCGAGTATGTACACCggtcacccataattcttttaactcatcaatcaatggtcttaagaaaacatcaaaatcttttcctggcaaatgaggtcccggaattaataagctcaacatgaaattagtttctctcatgcacaaccatggtggcaaattatatgtcgtcaacacaaccagccacatactataagaaagactcatattaccaaagggattgaatccatctgcagccaatccaagccgcacattcctgggttccattgcaaatgttggattatttcggtcaaagtccttccaagctttcccatcagcaggatgacgcaatacaccatcttcttttatacgttgctcgtgatgccatctcatatgttgagcaatgtgcctcgatgcatattttcgcattaacctaggggttaaaggaaaataacgcatcactttatgaggcactttctttcccttggtgttcttgtccacccatcgatcctccccacaaataggacatttgctttttccagcatgttctttccaaaacagtgcgcaatcatgcttgcagacatggattgactcgtagcccaatccaagtttccgcaacaacattttcgctgcataatgcgattttggaagcttatttggggctggaaatgcatcatgttacaactccagcattccatcaaatattttgttgggaatttttcccaacactttgaaatgcattaacttcactaggaaattcaatgatgtgtaattttgacacccggggaataatggagcctcgatctcagcaaacaaatcgttataatgttgcccacccctgtagtctgttgtaggtatctcttgatcgtgctcattctcttcatattcttcattgtcattttgcataagatcattgagaacatcaatcatttcatcttcatcattttgatctatcactttcctcattggtattatttcatcctctccatgccaatgccaattggtatatttccgtagaaaaccatttacaaaaagatgattttctaatacatcaatcgtctgaaattcaacgttggcacacctcctacacggacatttcaccaatccccttgagtcaacgcactgccgagctctctggagaaaatccatcacaccagcctcatactcatcggataatcgatCTATCAAATTAATCtagctcttgtcgatcgacattgtatgaatgtagcactgcacggaacactaatcatcaaacttacaatcaatttgtgtgtgtgtcctaattcagagagaggcaaatgtaagagtcttcaatgactcaccctctctgaacgagtctaaggcttcttgtgatgaacactaaaaaaatataatattatcactaggtgataataacactatcatatctttggtaataatttcttattaccaaagaaaaatgcaaataaaattaaatatgtttttttaatgtcttatgctctttgaagttaattatgttgttttatgatatctaactataatatatttcagtgtaaatattattaaaattatttaaatttgacatatttttttaattttaattttaataatgattaaaactaacaaatattaatttaatttttttaattttaataatggttttctaataatatatttgttaattttatttaatcagaactaacaaatattattatttttacatattaatttagtatttattaaattacatattttacttatgctttattgaatagttttattaatttaaacaaaatttctaagatttgtttaaaatttatttaattactttaggatttaattattacttaaattatttaattaatgtttatttttattaaaatttagttgcataatgttaatgttaatttttttaatcttaattttaaaatatattattttacttatcaattcactatttattaaattagaaattttattgagtacttctactaatattcacaatatctctaaactttacaattttataaaaaattcggcagcataacgactatattttcatctattccaaaatttaaaatcctacaaataacacataaaaaatatccaaacccagattatgcagagagcaatacaaatacattttaaacgactatataatttataattattagtctaaattttattaattattcaattttctaagcaaaatatcaaaattctactaaaaattaacaacaacaaatcatcaatatttataaaatctgattttttactactaacataaccaaaaaaattaaaattgacaacaacaacaacatactaacattagcaccaaaattttcaaattaacactcaaatatttaatatgtttactaatatgtttaatacacataaatttcaccaaaacaacatagaatctattttaataaaaaaaatactaattaatcatataacaattttctaattcctaatatcatttttactaataaatatttttaaaacctaaaaataaatacattctatctaatataataatttcagatttttattaaaattaatattattttatttatataaaaaaacataaattattcaaaaattgaaaaaaaaaaaaacagaaaaattaaaaacaacttacCAACACCTTCAATATCTTGCAAACTATCTCTGTAGTCCAACAAAAACCGcacccaaccttcaaacaaaaattacaaaatatcattaccatttcataaatatatatatataaaatgaataaataaacctTACCTTTAACAAATAGAGAGAAACTCCTTCACCCTTGGTAATTTTGGGGCTTAAAACTGAGATTTTTGGGAAGAAAATGGAGGTTTTCGGCGGAGGGAGGCGGACGGCTCGGAGAAAGCAGAGGGAAAccagagaggaaggagaaggCGCTTCGCGGCTGTTGGGTATATTTATAAACCCTATACCGAGaatatgttctcggtataagTTCTCGGTATAGGAACTAACCCATTTCAGAACCGCGAAAATGTCCCGCTCATATGAAATGtatataccgagaacatgttgtcggtataatgttctcggtatacaacctttttttttgtagtgattgGTCTATAGCAAAAACAAAAGAGGGAACGGGTATAGAAAATAGTGAAATGATAGTAGAGATTTTACAAAAATGACTTTAAGTGGGAGAATTGTTATGTTAGGTACGTAAAATCACTTTTGACTTTATTACATTTAATTAAATGAATGAGAAGGAAAAACAAATTGTCGTATTAAAGTTTCATTAATACAAAACTTAGTCAAGTATATTATAGCTGTCTTTTACAACTTGAATGTATATATTTAATTATCTTTCACCACATAAATCGATTTATAAAGCCTATAAATTAATATGTGACTTTAACATTTCATCAATCCATCCGATTTAGAGTATGAAATTAAAGAGAGTTTCAGAGAGAAAAACTGAGGTTTCTCCCAAACCTCTACAATATTTTCTTTTTGTTAGAGTGAAAATAATTTCCTCTATTATTATAAGACAAAAGTTGCAATCATTTTGTTATAGTAAACTCCTTTTACAATTTTCCTACCATTTTCTTTAATTTACTTGGGGAATTTCTCTACACAAAATTGTAATTTTTATAGTGTCGAATTTGATTATAATTCTGTGTTCTATACTATAACATTGATAATATTATTTCAGGTAACATTATCCTTAGTGGCTCCAAGGTTCAAAGGCAACAAAAATATGGCATCATCTCCTCTATCCCTTATTTATACTCTGCTGATATCATTAACTTATATTCATGGAAAATTGTTGGTCCACGCGGTTGATTATGGTAATTAAGTGTCtttctataattttttattatccttaATTTGTGTCTTTTAAATCATTTGTTTATGCCTAAACTTCATCAAATCTAAAAATGTTTCAAGCAGACTTTAGTTACATGAAATCGGTTTACAATGCAACTGATCTACCATTAGTGAAACAATATGACTACATTGTGATCGGAGGTGGCACAGCCGGATGCCCTTTGGCGGCAACTCTATCAGAAAAATACTCAGTCCTAGTTCTTGAGAGAGGCAACGCCCCTAACGCTCACCCAAATGTGTTGGTTGCATctggctttcttgctaatctcaTTGAAAATGACAATGGTGATACACCGGCGCAGAGGTTCAAGTCAGAGGAAGGTGTGGAGAACGTAAGAGCTAGGGTTTTGGGAGGGACTAGCATGATTAATGGCGGTTTCTTTTCGGAAGCTGACAATGATTTTCTTGCCAATTCTGGCGTGGAATGGGACATGGGTGAGGTTGAGAAGGCGTACGAGTGGGTGAAGGAGAAGATAGTATCACATTCGAATTTATCAGTTTGGCAATCTGCGGTGAAAGAGGCTTTGTTGGAAGCTGGCGTTGGTCCTGATAATGGAGTCACTACAAAACATAAGCTTGGAACTAAACAATCTGGTTCTACATTTGATGATATGGGGCGAAGACATGGAGCTGTGGAGTTACTAAATAATGGAGATCTCAAAAACTTGGTAATTGCAATTCAAGCTTCCGTGAAGAAAATTATCTTCTCTACTAAATCCTCTAGTacgtttcaattttttttttaaatgaatggTATTATAAGTCATTTGAATCACATGGAGTTTGGATTCACTTAGGACTAATTCCTATAACATATAATCAGGAGAGAAAGTGGCAAATTTGTTCATGATTATCTCCTTCAACCAAAGAAACAATTCTTGATTCAAActcatcttaataataataatagtaataataatagagAAACCGAGGTCATTTATTTTGATAAAGATAAGGCTAAACTAGAATTgatcattctattatatatatgttatcaCAATCAAAGCTAGTGCATATGTATTTACTACATATCATAATTGCTCATGAGTATTAATTGTGATTAAATAAACAGATCCCACTGCTATTGGAGTTATATACACGGATACCAAAGGGAGGTCTCACAAGGCATTATTACGCAATAAGGGAGAAGTAATACTAAGTGCAGGTGCACTTGGAAGCCCTCAACTTTTGCTACTTAGCGGGATCGGTCCTCAATCATACCTTTCATCACAACATATTCCCATAGTCCTTTCCCAACCCAATGTTGGACAATTCATGGCTGATAATCCACGTAACAACATTAATCtcatcatcccatttccattggAAACATCTATTTTTCAAGTTGTTGGGGTTACTAATGATTATATTATAGAAACCTTCTCTTATAGCTTACAATTTTCTCCAACTATATTACCTTTCAGCATTTACCCCAACCCAATAATTCCAACAAAATTGATTCTAGCAACCCTAGCTGAAAAAATAGTGGGGCCCTTATCAACCGGTTCACTATGGTTGGCTTCCAACACTAATGTGACAGCCACACCACATGTTCGGTTCAATTACTTCTCTGACCCGATCGACCTCGCGCGCTGCGTTAGTGCAATGAGGAAGTTTGGTGAGTTACTAAAAACTAAGTCATTAGATCGATTTAAGTACAAAGATTTGAATGGCAATAGGAATTTCTTGTTCTTTGGGCCTCCTTTGCCAACTATCCAGTCTAATGATTCATCCATGGAAGATTATTGTCGAAGTTCGATTACGACCTTTTGGCATTATCATGGGGGTTGTCTAGTGGGGAAGGTTGTGGATGGTGATTTTATGGTCATTGGTACTAATTCACTTCGAGTTGTTGATGGATCAACATTCATTATCTCTCCTGGGACCAATCCTCAGGCCACCTTAATGATGATGGGTCGGTAAGTTAAAAAACATTTTtgtatcaaaatatatatatatatatatatatatttaatatgcaATGACATGGACATTAAATTTAAGGTATATAATATATGTGTTGAAGATCATACTCATATATACTACGAGATTGTTTATTATGgtgtatttttataaattttaatttgtaATTAAATTGCTAGTGATTGAGCATTAGTGctaatttgttttttttcttcttaatttgTTTGTTGCAGTTATCTTGGACTAAAGATGTTAAGAGAAAGACAAACTCAAATTACAAATTAACGTCGTAAAATTTCCAATTATtattgtaaataaataaaattctacCATCAAATTTAcaaaaagcata
The Humulus lupulus chromosome 6, drHumLupu1.1, whole genome shotgun sequence DNA segment above includes these coding regions:
- the LOC133783053 gene encoding (R)-mandelonitrile lyase 1-like isoform X2, whose product is MASSPLSLIYTLLISLTYIHGKLLVHAVDYDFSYMKSVYNATDLPLVKQYDYIVIGGGTAGCPLAATLSEKYSVLVLERGNAPNAHPNVLVASGFLANLIENDNGDTPAQRFKSEEGVENVRARVLGGTSMINGGFFSEADNDFLANSGVEWDMGEVEKAYEWVKEKIVSHSNLSVWQSAVKEALLEAGVGPDNGVTTKHKLGTKQSGSTFDDMGRRHGAVELLNNGDLKNLVIAIQASVKKIIFSTKSSNPTAIGVIYTDTKGRSHKALLRNKGEVILSAGALGSPQLLLLSGIGPQSYLSSQHIPIVLSQPNVGQFMADNPRNNINLIIPFPLETSIFQVVGVTNDYIIETFSYSLQFSPTILPFSIYPNPIIPTKLILATLAEKIVGPLSTGSLWLASNTNVTATPHVRFNYFSDPIDLARCVSAMRKFGELLKTKSLDRFKYKDLNGNRNFLFFGPPLPTIQSNDSSMEDYCRSSITTFWHYHGGCLVGKVVDGDFMVIGTNSLRVVDGSTFIISPGTNPQATLMMMGRYLGLKMLRERQTQITN
- the LOC133783053 gene encoding (R)-mandelonitrile lyase-like isoform X1 codes for the protein MKLKRVSERKTEVTLSLVAPRFKGNKNMASSPLSLIYTLLISLTYIHGKLLVHAVDYDFSYMKSVYNATDLPLVKQYDYIVIGGGTAGCPLAATLSEKYSVLVLERGNAPNAHPNVLVASGFLANLIENDNGDTPAQRFKSEEGVENVRARVLGGTSMINGGFFSEADNDFLANSGVEWDMGEVEKAYEWVKEKIVSHSNLSVWQSAVKEALLEAGVGPDNGVTTKHKLGTKQSGSTFDDMGRRHGAVELLNNGDLKNLVIAIQASVKKIIFSTKSSNPTAIGVIYTDTKGRSHKALLRNKGEVILSAGALGSPQLLLLSGIGPQSYLSSQHIPIVLSQPNVGQFMADNPRNNINLIIPFPLETSIFQVVGVTNDYIIETFSYSLQFSPTILPFSIYPNPIIPTKLILATLAEKIVGPLSTGSLWLASNTNVTATPHVRFNYFSDPIDLARCVSAMRKFGELLKTKSLDRFKYKDLNGNRNFLFFGPPLPTIQSNDSSMEDYCRSSITTFWHYHGGCLVGKVVDGDFMVIGTNSLRVVDGSTFIISPGTNPQATLMMMGRYLGLKMLRERQTQITN